The Juglans microcarpa x Juglans regia isolate MS1-56 chromosome 2S, Jm3101_v1.0, whole genome shotgun sequence genome has a window encoding:
- the LOC121252022 gene encoding protein KINESIN LIGHT CHAIN-RELATED 1 — MRKPPISIFSQLCRHRPKSFATLVSRNYFCDPSSTAPLVSPTHLKPCAKTHGLLFKPNQFRTNPFRNMDTLVGNPSQLSSRQKKLKEKSELEEAFESAKTAEEMLKAFKDMESVFDERDLGLASLKLGLKLDQEGEDPEKVLSFANRALKAFDRGDKPSSLLLAMTLQLMGSVNYNLKRYADSLGYLNRANRILGRLESEGLSGEDFRPVLHAVQLELANVKTAMGRREEALGHLRKCLEIKEMTLEKDCRELGKANRDLAEAYVAVLDFKEALPYCMKALEIHKKHLGQNSVEVAYDRRILGVIYTGLEEHEKALEQNELSRKVLKNWGHDSDLLRAEIDAANMQIALGKYETAINTLKGVVQLTDKDSETRALVFISMAKALCNQEKFADTKRSLEIALGILDKKETATPVEVSEAYSEIAMQYETMNEFETAISLLKRSLALLEKLPQEQHSEGSVSARIGWLLLLTGKVAQAIPFLEGAAERLKESFGQKHFGVGYIYNNLGAAYLELDRPQAAAQMFAVAKDIMDVSLGPHHADSIEACQNLSKAYGSMGSYALAIEFQQRVNDAWENHGSSAEDELREGRRLLEQLKKKAHGASSKDLPIKALPMPTDVSSRSSQPGIPAGQK, encoded by the exons ATGAGAAAACCCCCCATCTCGATCTTCTCACAGCTCTGTCGTCACAGACCGAAATCATTTGCCACCCTTGTATccagaaattatttttgtgacccTTCTTCTACTGCCCCGCTAGTCTCCCCCACCCATCTCAAGCCCTGCGCCAAAACTCATGGCTTATTGTTCAAGCCCAACCAGTTTCGAACCAATCCTTTTCGAAATATGGATACCCTTGTCGGGAACCCGAGCCAACTGTCCTCGAGGCAGAAAAAACTGAAGGAAAAATCTGAGCTTGAAGAGGCTTTTGAGTCTGCGAAGACCGCCGAGGAAATGCTCAAGGCTTTCAAGGACATGGAATCAGTTTTTGATGAGAGGGATCTTGGATTGGCTTCCTTGAAACTTGGCCTCAAACTCGACCAAGAAGGTGAGGACCCTGAAAAGGTTCTATCTTTTGCAAATAGAGCTTTGAAAGCTTTCGATAGAGGTGATAAACCTTCTTCTTTGCTTCTTGCAATGACTTTGCAATTAATGGGTTctgttaattataatttgaaaaggTATGCTGATAGTTTGGGGTACCTTAATAGGGCCAATCGGATATTGGGTAGGTTAGAGTCTGAGGGTTTAAGCGGTGAGGATTTTAGACCAGTGCTTCACGCAGTGCAACTCGAGTTGGCAAATGTGAAGACAGCAATGGGGAGGAGAGAGGAGGCTCTTGGGCATCTTAGGAAGTGTTTGGAGATTAAGGAGATGACTTTGGAGAAAGATTGTAGGGAATTGGGTAAAGCAAACCGAGATTTGGCCGAAGCATATGTTGCAGTTTTAGACTTTAAGGAGGCTTTGCCATATTGTATGAAGGCGTTGGAGATACATAAGAAGCATTTGGGTCAGAACTCGGTGGAGGTTGCATATGATAGGAGGATTCTTGGGGTTATTTATACTGGTTTAGAGGAGCATGAGAAGGCCCTGGAGCAGAATGAGCTGTCACGAAAGGTTTTGAAGAATTGGGGTCATGATTCTGATTTGCTCCGTGCAGAGATTGATGCTGCTAATATGCAGATTGCGCTGGGGAAATATGAAACCGCTATTAATACTTTGAAGGGTGTTGTCCAGCTCACAGATAAGGATAGTGAGACTAGGGCATTAGTGTTTATATCAATGGCAAAAGCGTTGTGTAATCAGGAAAAGTTTGCAGACACAAAAAGGAGCTTGGAGATTGCTTTGGGAATTCTTGACAAGAAAGAAACAGCCACTCCAGTGGAAGTTTCTGAAGCATACTCAGAGATAGCGATGCAATATGAAACTATGAACGAGTTTGAAACTGCAATTTCTTTATTAAAGAGATCGTTGGCTTTGCTTGAGAAGCTCCCACAAGAACAGCACTCTGAAGGAAGTGTTTCTGCAAGAATAGGGTGGTTGCTTTTGTTGACAGGTAAGGTGGCGCAGGCTATTCCATTTTTGGAGGGTGCTGCGGAAAGGCTGAAAGAGAGCTTTGGTCAGAAGCATTTTGGTGTTGGGTATATCTACAACAATTTGGGGGCAGCATATCTGGAACTAGATAGACCTCAGGCAGCTGCTCAGATGTTTGCAGTTGCAAAGGACATCATGGATGTATCTCTTGGTCCTCATCATGCTGATTCCATTGAAGCATGTCAGAACCTCTCAAAAGCGTATGGCTCCATGGGAAG CTATGCTCTAGCAATAGAATTCCAGCAGCGAGTAAATGATGCATGGGAAAACCATGGCTCAAGTGCAGAAGATGAACTCCGAGAAGGCCGCCGACTTCTTGAACAGCTAAAGAAAAAGGCCCATGGTGCATCATCAAAGGATCTTCCCATAAAGGCCTTGCCCATGCCCACTGACGTCTCTTCCAGGAGCTCACAACCTGGTATCCCTGCCGGTCAAAAGTAA
- the LOC121252021 gene encoding CDT1-like protein b: MNPSESMSTPFDSKKPLLQAKSPNPNQLSSKTPEKSTQLPRWSRNRGVTLSINEVRKVSVSLRDSDRPDQSMAPQKSARRQIKSWLAESPIRESKKSVGGPIKLPEKYELLAEFLDSLDSSIRLLRLKGSAPTFTNICPKIECLTDRRFSYGHLAQMKYILRNAIEIKRVLVFDERTSCMKPDLHVSINIEAIEDDGKLTSESRNIYLRKVFRELLADFSKSNPEVDEIPEETLPEPFNRTKPDIHSNIRKIRTSTFPVRISIAALTAQQSAVPETSIRDDENSEGTEPDLNSNVTEALNLALPVGTSIEAITKQQPVVASLLPQSFRKSFSQKVTCNETDTASQNFLKTSLQPSVDPVPESPPLNRSSSNKEAAAAAARAPQAKLSNEPASNGKSVAFCASPACLPPSCPPATPSKVPEAINNKNSCPTEISDVNATPAKLTYTPDRLMNVTPTLHPPKRCYMSPEDDCISTPHKLPRRPPRSRSLKFDTPEKNENVEVEIDDNGVVSADTDICYVLPENLLQSIREKEMKAIEEQNPAISLAKKRQKIIASLPKVFNMIHFLFLSIKQSVITKQELIHKIISSHCNIVDRREVEEQLSLLLELVPEWISEKLAYGDLLFCINKKSSPESVRARLEEAKQEDTTVSRELL; this comes from the exons ATGAACCCTTCAGAGAGCATGTCAACTCCCTTCGACTCCAAGAAGCCCCTCCTTCAGGCAAAGtccccaaaccctaaccaaTTGAGCTCCAAAACTCCAGAGAAGTCCACGCAGCTCCCCCGCTGGTCGCGTAACCGCGGCGTTACGCTCTCGATAAATGAAGTCCGAAAGGTCTCCGTGAGCCTCCGAGACTCGGATCGTCCCGACCAATCGATGGCCCCTCAAAAGTCCGCCAGAAGGCAGATAAAATCCTGGCTTGCCGAAAGCCCAATCCGTGAATCGAAGAAATCTGTCGGTGGACCCATCAAGCTACCGGAAAA GTATGAGCTTCTTGCCGAGTTTCTCGATAGCTTGGATAGTTCGATTCGCTTGTTGCGGTTGAAGGGTTCGGCACCAACTTTTACGAATATTTGTCCAAAAATCGAGTGTTTAACCGATAG gAGGTTTTCATATGGTCACTTGGCTCAGATGAAGTATATTTTACGTAATGCAATTGAAATAAAGAGGGTACTTGTGTTTGATGAGCGGACAAGTTGTATGAAGCCAGATCTTCACGTTTCTATCAATATTGAGGCAATTGAAGACGATGGGAAGTTGACATCTGAAAGCAGGAATATTTATTTGAGGAAGGTGTTCAGAGAACTGCTTGcggatttttcaaaatccaatccTGAG GTTGATGAAATTCCGGAGGAAACATTGCCAGAACCATTTAATCGTACAAAGCCAGACATCCATTCAAACATAAGAAAAATACGTACCTCAACATTTCCTGTTAGGATATCTATTGCTGCACTAACAGCTCAGCAGTCTGCAGTACCAGAAACCAGCATTCGGGATGATGAAAATTCAGAAGGAACAGAGCCAGATCTGAATTCAAACGTTACAGAAGCTCTCAACTTGGCATTACCTGTTGGGACCTCAATTGAAGCAATTACAAAACAGCAACCAGTAGTAGCATCACTTCTCCCTCAATCTTTCCGTAAGAGCTTTTCGCAGAAAGTCACATGCAATGAAACAGATACCGCTTCTCAGAACTTTTTAAAGACTTCCCTCCAACCTTCAGTTGATCCAGTTCCAGAGTCACCCCCTCTTAACAGAAGTTCTTCCAACAAGgaagctgctgctgctgctgctcgTGCTCCACAAGCAAAATTGTCCAATGAACCAGCCAGCAATGGAAAAAGCGTAGCATTTTGTGCTTCTCCTGCTTGTTTACCTCCTTCCTGCCCACCTGCAACCCCAAGCAAAGTTCCAGAGGccatcaataataaaaatagttgtcCCACAGAAATTTCTGATGTAAATGCAACTCCTGCAAAACTTACCTACACTCCAGATAGGCTGATGAATGTGACACCCACGTTGCATCCACCAAAGAGATGCTATATGAGCCCAGAGGATGATTGTATTAGCACACCACACAAGTTACCTAGGCGTCCGCCCCGTTCCAGGTCATTGAAATTTGACACTcctgaaaaaaatgaaaatgttgaagTCGAAATAGATGACAATGGAGTTGTTTCAGCTGATACTGATATTTGTTATGTTCTTCCTGAGAATCTACTGCAATCG ataagagagaaagagatgaaggCTATAGAAGAACAAAACCCAGCAATTTCCCTAGCAAAAAAGAGGCAAAAAATTATTGCTAGCCTCCCTAAGGTCTTTAACATGATTCACTTCTTATTTCTATCCATTAAGCAGTCTGTTATTACAAAACAGGAGCTTATACACAAGATAATTTCAAGCCATTGCAATATTGTTGACAGAA GAGAAGTTGAAGAGCAGCTGAGTCTCTTGCTAGAACTAGTTCCTGAATGGATTTCAGAAAAGTTGGCATATGGGGATTTGCTCTTCTG TATAAATAAGAAATCCAGTCCTGAATCAGTAAGGGCGCGGCTTGAAGAAGCAAAGCAAGAGGACACCACCGTTTCTAGGGAATTACTGTAG
- the LOC121252019 gene encoding autophagy-related protein 9 isoform X2 produces the protein MFGGPKGSNPLGVLKSHVESSLTTGLLKDVPPEIELSDYGRVPPSPGSESPSGFLNGDTLNVKPIADLDLFFERLYGYYCEKGLWCIIIKWIVELLSLGFTICFSGFFLLYVDWNGLRNAKCGMDAVESGIKPCDLAKEALHQHPLTPLTLSKATIVGYLGIFSIYWIFCFLRFFAQLKDTLGIRHFYYNSLHVTDNEIQTMPWATILEKVVQLQSSQQLCVIKDLSAHDIVMRLMRKENYLIGMLNKGVLAFPISQCVPGAGPTVKFVSNGTQHRLILTKTLEWTLNWCILQSMFDRNFCVRRDFISNPTTLKKRLMVVGLAMLLLSPFLVIFMLVYLFLRHAEQFYNHPSTASSQRWSTLSKWIFREYNEVDHLFKHRINSSVEHASNYLKQFPSPIISIIAKFISFVSGGFAAILIIIAFLEESLLEGQIFGRNLFWYAAVFGTITAISRAAVTDELLVLDPEGAMSMVVQHTHYMPKRWRGKENTEMVRAEFETLFQRVDDILQFIADFTVNVEGVGHVCSFCIFDFQKHGNSNYGSPYNALRSERSSQGKMEKSFLSFQSSYPSWEANALGKQFVSNLRTFREQNLQGQGTRQTYSPRMWRGSPNFRGRGDRRAFLSRELTHNSPGTGYQLGSLWLIDPDHKTYPYLLDWYYTSQPNHAGGQSRDSLQEPLEVTEQHPGDCWMPSNLTQNNEPRYEEYWGDHYEDRTQSHMGASTSAPFFRDSVLRHHASSNLANPTSTRSQWWTRSGPDDALPQTSFLEPPAFNHRISGNHDENFSDRSSEEQEQHLDWRNNRKLSQTTCMEDLEVGEFNLHFDDIYSGPPETPRINKGPKNLG, from the exons ATGTTCGGTGGGCCAAAGGGTTCAAATCCCCTCGGTGTGCTCAAATCACATGTTGAATCATCTTTGACTACAGGCTTGCTTAAGGATGTGCCTCCTGAGATTGAATTGTCTGACTACGGGAGGGTACCACCAAGCCCTGGTAGTGAGAGCCCTTCGGGATTTCTTAATGGTGATACTTTGAATGTAAAACCAATTGCTGATTTGGACCTGTTCTTTGAAAGGCTTTATGGCTACTATTGTGAGAAAGGGCTTTGGTGCATCATTATAAAGTGGATAGTTGAGCTTCTAAGCCTGGGGTTCACCATTTGTTTCTCAggatttttcttattatatgtTGACTGGAATGGTCTTCGTAATGCAAAGTGTGGGATGGATGCAGTTGAATCTGGAATTAAGCCTTGTGATCTTGCCAAGGAAGCGCTTCATCAGCACCCATTAACCCCTTTAACACTTAGCAAAGCTACCATTGTTGGATATTTAGGGATCTTTTCCATTTATTGGATCTTCTGTTTTTTAAGGTTTTTTGCTCAATTAAAGGACACTTTGGGGATTCGTCACTTTTATTACAACAG TCTCCATGTTACGGACAATGAAATTCAAACAATGCCATGGGCAACAATTCTTGAAAAGGTTGTTCAGCTGCAGAGTTCACAACAGCTCTGTGTAATTAAGGATCTTTCTGCTCATGATATTGTGATGCGATTGATGCGCAAGGAAAACTATTTGATTGGAATGCTCAACAAGGGGGTGCTTGCTTTCCCTATCTCTCAATGTGTCCCTGGTGCTGGGCCAACAGTCAAATTTGTCTCGAATGGAACACAACATCGTCTGATACTGACAAAGACCTTAGAGTGGACCTTAAATTGGTGCATACTACAGAGCATGTTTGATCG AAACTTCTGTGTTAGAAGGGACTTTATATCTAATCCTACAACATTAAAGAAAAGGCTTATGGTAGTTGGGCTTGCGATGCTTCTTCTTTCTCCATTTCTTGTCATCTTCATGCTGGTCTATCTCTTCCTGAGGCATGCTGAACAGTTCTATAATCACCCAAGCACGGCATCATCTCAAAGGTGGTCGACTTTGTCAAAGTGGATTTTTAGGGAATACAATGAG GTGGATCATTTGTTTAAGCATCGGATCAATAGCAGTGTAGAGCATGCTTCTAATTATCTCAAGCAGTTTCCTTCtcctattatttctattattgcAAAGTTCATCTCCTTTGTATCTGGTGGCTTTGCTGCTATCCTAATCATCATTGCATTTCTGGAGGAGTCATTGCTAGAGGGCCAG ATATTTGGTCGCAACTTGTTTTGGTATGCTGCTGTTTTTGGAACTATTACCGCAATTAGCCGGGCTGCTGTTACGGATGAGCTTCTAGTTCTTGATCCTGAGGGAGCAATGTCTATGGTTGTCCAACATACACATTACATGCCAAAGAGATGGCGTGGCAAAGAAAATACTGAGATGGTCCGTGCTGAGTTTGAAACGCTATTTCAG CGTGTGGATGACATTTTGCAGTTCATTGCAGATTTCACAGTGAATGTTGAAGGTGTTGGTCACGTCTGCAG TTTCTGCATCTTTGACTTTCAAAAACATGGCAATAGCAATTATGGTTCACCATATAATGCACTTCGATCTGAGAGGAGTTCCCAGGGGAAAATGGAGAAATCATTTTTGAG CTTTCAAAGTAGCTACCCGTCATGGGAAGCGAATGCCCTAGGAAAGCAGTTCGTATCGAATCTTAGGACTTTCAGGGAGCAAAATCTGCAAGGGCAGGGAACCAGACAGACATATTCTCCTAGAATGTGGCGAGGGAGCCCCAATTTCAGAGGCCGTGGAGACAGACGTGCTTTTTTATCAAGGGAGCTTACACACAATAGTCCTGGAACTGGCTACCAGTTGGGTTCCCTGTGGCTAATTGATCCAGATCACAAGACTTATCCGTATCTTCTTGATTGGTACTATACTTCACAACCAAACCACGCTGGTGGTCAATCAAGAGACAGTCTACAAGAACCCTTAGAAGTGACGGAGCAACATCCTGGAGATTGTTGGATGCCATCCAACTTGACACAAAATAATGAACCAAGGTATGAAGAATACTGGGGTGATCATTATGAGGATCGAACTCAGTCCCATATGGGGGCTTCAACATCAGCTCCTTTCTTCCGGGATAGTGTACTACGGCATCATGCTTCTAGTAATTTGGCAAACCCAACCAGTACCCGGAGCCAATGGTGGACTAGAAGTGGCCCAGATGACGCGCTGCCACAGACAAGTTTCCTTGAGCCTCCGGCTTTCAATCACCGGATTTCAGGGAACCATGATGAAAATTTTTCAGATAGAAGCTCTGAGGAGCAGGAACAACACCTGGACTGGAGAAATAATCGCAAACTATCCCAAACCACTTGCATGGAGGACTTGGAGGTGGGAGAATTCAATCTTCATTTCGATGATATATATAGCGGACCTCCAGAAACTCCAAGAATAAATAAAGGGCCTAAAAACTTGGGGTGA
- the LOC121252019 gene encoding autophagy-related protein 9 isoform X1 translates to MFGGPKGSNPLGVLKSHVESSLTTGLLKDVPPEIELSDYGRVPPSPGSESPSGFLNGDTLNVKPIADLDLFFERLYGYYCEKGLWCIIIKWIVELLSLGFTICFSGFFLLYVDWNGLRNAKCGMDAVESGIKPCDLAKEALHQHPLTPLTLSKATIVGYLGIFSIYWIFCFLRFFAQLKDTLGIRHFYYNSLHVTDNEIQTMPWATILEKVVQLQSSQQLCVIKDLSAHDIVMRLMRKENYLIGMLNKGVLAFPISQCVPGAGPTVKFVSNGTQHRLILTKTLEWTLNWCILQSMFDRNFCVRRDFISNPTTLKKRLMVVGLAMLLLSPFLVIFMLVYLFLRHAEQFYNHPSTASSQRWSTLSKWIFREYNEVDHLFKHRINSSVEHASNYLKQFPSPIISIIAKFISFVSGGFAAILIIIAFLEESLLEGQIFGRNLFWYAAVFGTITAISRAAVTDELLVLDPEGAMSMVVQHTHYMPKRWRGKENTEMVRAEFETLFQYTGMMLLEEMASIFLTPYLLIFVVPKRVDDILQFIADFTVNVEGVGHVCSFCIFDFQKHGNSNYGSPYNALRSERSSQGKMEKSFLSFQSSYPSWEANALGKQFVSNLRTFREQNLQGQGTRQTYSPRMWRGSPNFRGRGDRRAFLSRELTHNSPGTGYQLGSLWLIDPDHKTYPYLLDWYYTSQPNHAGGQSRDSLQEPLEVTEQHPGDCWMPSNLTQNNEPRYEEYWGDHYEDRTQSHMGASTSAPFFRDSVLRHHASSNLANPTSTRSQWWTRSGPDDALPQTSFLEPPAFNHRISGNHDENFSDRSSEEQEQHLDWRNNRKLSQTTCMEDLEVGEFNLHFDDIYSGPPETPRINKGPKNLG, encoded by the exons ATGTTCGGTGGGCCAAAGGGTTCAAATCCCCTCGGTGTGCTCAAATCACATGTTGAATCATCTTTGACTACAGGCTTGCTTAAGGATGTGCCTCCTGAGATTGAATTGTCTGACTACGGGAGGGTACCACCAAGCCCTGGTAGTGAGAGCCCTTCGGGATTTCTTAATGGTGATACTTTGAATGTAAAACCAATTGCTGATTTGGACCTGTTCTTTGAAAGGCTTTATGGCTACTATTGTGAGAAAGGGCTTTGGTGCATCATTATAAAGTGGATAGTTGAGCTTCTAAGCCTGGGGTTCACCATTTGTTTCTCAggatttttcttattatatgtTGACTGGAATGGTCTTCGTAATGCAAAGTGTGGGATGGATGCAGTTGAATCTGGAATTAAGCCTTGTGATCTTGCCAAGGAAGCGCTTCATCAGCACCCATTAACCCCTTTAACACTTAGCAAAGCTACCATTGTTGGATATTTAGGGATCTTTTCCATTTATTGGATCTTCTGTTTTTTAAGGTTTTTTGCTCAATTAAAGGACACTTTGGGGATTCGTCACTTTTATTACAACAG TCTCCATGTTACGGACAATGAAATTCAAACAATGCCATGGGCAACAATTCTTGAAAAGGTTGTTCAGCTGCAGAGTTCACAACAGCTCTGTGTAATTAAGGATCTTTCTGCTCATGATATTGTGATGCGATTGATGCGCAAGGAAAACTATTTGATTGGAATGCTCAACAAGGGGGTGCTTGCTTTCCCTATCTCTCAATGTGTCCCTGGTGCTGGGCCAACAGTCAAATTTGTCTCGAATGGAACACAACATCGTCTGATACTGACAAAGACCTTAGAGTGGACCTTAAATTGGTGCATACTACAGAGCATGTTTGATCG AAACTTCTGTGTTAGAAGGGACTTTATATCTAATCCTACAACATTAAAGAAAAGGCTTATGGTAGTTGGGCTTGCGATGCTTCTTCTTTCTCCATTTCTTGTCATCTTCATGCTGGTCTATCTCTTCCTGAGGCATGCTGAACAGTTCTATAATCACCCAAGCACGGCATCATCTCAAAGGTGGTCGACTTTGTCAAAGTGGATTTTTAGGGAATACAATGAG GTGGATCATTTGTTTAAGCATCGGATCAATAGCAGTGTAGAGCATGCTTCTAATTATCTCAAGCAGTTTCCTTCtcctattatttctattattgcAAAGTTCATCTCCTTTGTATCTGGTGGCTTTGCTGCTATCCTAATCATCATTGCATTTCTGGAGGAGTCATTGCTAGAGGGCCAG ATATTTGGTCGCAACTTGTTTTGGTATGCTGCTGTTTTTGGAACTATTACCGCAATTAGCCGGGCTGCTGTTACGGATGAGCTTCTAGTTCTTGATCCTGAGGGAGCAATGTCTATGGTTGTCCAACATACACATTACATGCCAAAGAGATGGCGTGGCAAAGAAAATACTGAGATGGTCCGTGCTGAGTTTGAAACGCTATTTCAG TACACTGGAATGATGCTACTCGAGGAGATGGCCTCAATTTTCCTCACTCCATATTTACTCATATTTGTTGTCCCAAAG CGTGTGGATGACATTTTGCAGTTCATTGCAGATTTCACAGTGAATGTTGAAGGTGTTGGTCACGTCTGCAG TTTCTGCATCTTTGACTTTCAAAAACATGGCAATAGCAATTATGGTTCACCATATAATGCACTTCGATCTGAGAGGAGTTCCCAGGGGAAAATGGAGAAATCATTTTTGAG CTTTCAAAGTAGCTACCCGTCATGGGAAGCGAATGCCCTAGGAAAGCAGTTCGTATCGAATCTTAGGACTTTCAGGGAGCAAAATCTGCAAGGGCAGGGAACCAGACAGACATATTCTCCTAGAATGTGGCGAGGGAGCCCCAATTTCAGAGGCCGTGGAGACAGACGTGCTTTTTTATCAAGGGAGCTTACACACAATAGTCCTGGAACTGGCTACCAGTTGGGTTCCCTGTGGCTAATTGATCCAGATCACAAGACTTATCCGTATCTTCTTGATTGGTACTATACTTCACAACCAAACCACGCTGGTGGTCAATCAAGAGACAGTCTACAAGAACCCTTAGAAGTGACGGAGCAACATCCTGGAGATTGTTGGATGCCATCCAACTTGACACAAAATAATGAACCAAGGTATGAAGAATACTGGGGTGATCATTATGAGGATCGAACTCAGTCCCATATGGGGGCTTCAACATCAGCTCCTTTCTTCCGGGATAGTGTACTACGGCATCATGCTTCTAGTAATTTGGCAAACCCAACCAGTACCCGGAGCCAATGGTGGACTAGAAGTGGCCCAGATGACGCGCTGCCACAGACAAGTTTCCTTGAGCCTCCGGCTTTCAATCACCGGATTTCAGGGAACCATGATGAAAATTTTTCAGATAGAAGCTCTGAGGAGCAGGAACAACACCTGGACTGGAGAAATAATCGCAAACTATCCCAAACCACTTGCATGGAGGACTTGGAGGTGGGAGAATTCAATCTTCATTTCGATGATATATATAGCGGACCTCCAGAAACTCCAAGAATAAATAAAGGGCCTAAAAACTTGGGGTGA